The Macrobrachium rosenbergii isolate ZJJX-2024 chromosome 22, ASM4041242v1, whole genome shotgun sequence DNA segment ataatatatatatatcccgtatatatatatatatatatatatatacatataatatcaggatatatatatatatatattatatatatatatatatatatatatatatatatatatatatatatatatatatatatatatatatatatatatatattatatatcccctatatatataacatatatgaaaatatatatatttctggtatatatatatatatatatttatatattgtatggttGTTTGAAAGGAACTGTTTGTAGTTcaatgttttccttcctttttattgctctctctgGTGGTTTTGGCCATGTTGGTAAAAAGGTGACATCTGTGGAGTGTTGGGCAAGAGATGACAGTCAGCCCATAACCAGTAAGAAGTCATATCGGTCAGCAAGCAGtcaggtattccttacctgttggtTACGACAGAGTTGGAATCCTCCTTCCCGGTGGATTTGACGTCTTCCTTAATGGCAGCTTAAGGATAATTCGTGTGACTTCAAGTCAGCAGTCAGCAGTTGTTAGGCAGCATTATTTTCGTCGTCTGGAGAGTGACTTCGGGTGGAGTGTGACATCGTCTGGCAAGGCGTGGTTTTCGTCGTCTGGAGAGCGACTTCGGATGGAGTGTGACATCGTCTGGCAAATGGTTTTCGTCGTCTGGAGAGCGACTATGGAGTGTGACATCGTCTGGCAAATATGGTTTTATCGTCTGGAGAGCGACTTCGGGTGGAGTGTGACATCGTCTGGCAAGGCGTGGTTTTCGTCGTCTGGAGAGCGACTTCGGGTGGAGTATGACATATGGCAAGGCGTACTTTTTAGTGTGACATCGTCTGGAGAGCGACTTCGGGTGGGAGTGTGACATCGTCTGGCATATGGTTTTCGTCGTCTGGATATATACTTTGGGTGGAGTGTGACATACGTCTGGCATATATGGTTTATCGTCTGGATATACATTGTGTTGAGGGTGACATCGTCTGGCATATATATGGTTTTAAATATCTAGAGCGactatatgtgatatatatggcatatatgtCTTTTTGAGTTGAAGTGTCATGATGGTTTCGTGATTTGGAGAAAGATTTATTATTTGGTTTCTTAATGATTCATTTATGAGAAAATCTTTATGGTTATAGGCTATTTTTGAGTTTTAGAGAAAACTTGTAACAAGGTTCTTACAATGATACTGTGCCATCTGAATGTCATTTTGTTATCTTCTACAGGatgtttgattttttctttgttttgattcaaaGGGTCTGCtattaatgtgataaatgaatcgtattttcgtctttctttttgaTAGGCTATGGTTTCTAGACTCATTTATTCttgctgcttttctttttctcttctcagaACTCATGAGACCGTTGTTACTACTTGGGAGATGAGGCTGTAAGCATTTAAATATGCTGCTTCTTGTATATGGACAAATTATCGTGGTTTTCGTCGTCTGGAGAGCGACTTCGGGTGGATGTGACATCGTCTGGCAAGGCGTTGTTTTCGTCGTCTGGAGAGCGACTTCGGGTGGAGTGTGATATTGTCTGGCATGGTGTGGTTTCCGTCGTCTGAGAGCGACATTGTGTTGAGGTGACCTCAGTGGCAGCATAATGCTGTATTGACGACCTCGGCATGATCATCTTTGTGGTGGTGTCTTTTGAGTTGAAGTCTCATGATGGTATTATTTAGCCTGCTAAATCTATAAGACATACGTAATTGAGAGCGAATCTTTAtcgttatattatatttttgggctTTTAAGTACTCATTGTAACAAAGTTCTTACAATGATACTGTGTATGtgaatgtcattttatgattatctttacaggatgtttgtcttttttttttagttatgattCAAGGTCCTATATTAAGTGTCTTGAAGTTTTTGTATAGAATTACTTTttttgctgctgcctcatttatgatgtaaccatttaattttgctgctgccttatttatgatataattatcTGATTTTGTTACTGCCTCATTTGTGATGTAACCATTTAATTTTGCTGCTGCCttatttatgatataattatcTGATTTTGTTACTGCCTCATTTGTGATGTAACTGTTAAAttttgctgctgcctcatttatgatatatttatttagttttgaagCTGACTCATTTTGATGTAACTGTCTAATTTTGATAGTGAATGTTTTAATTTGCTGCTGAATCATTTTGAGTAACTAATTAATTTGTGGTAACTGACTcatttttgtacataatgtaaattattgtaataaattagtttaaggtcattttttttcgtttcgttcagctccttcctcctttgtctgcctcaatttctgccagtcattccagtcccgtaactttgtttgtatttaagaacctgctgaaccaaaagtggttcataactatatatatatatatatatatatatatatatatatatatatatatatatatatatatatatatatatattcatataatcagtaagctacaaacgtcctttaatatccaattcgctctacctcggaaataatatactttcatatatgttaccgaaggggaattttttagttgatgataagttcgtcgtccccaCTGGCCATCTGCAGCCTGGTGTCTTCTCGTCGGATGCTGATGAATTCTTTAGGCacttgtgataaatgaatcgtattctctttctttttgataCTATATTTCTAGACTCAAGatacttacttttcttttctcttctcagaACTCACGAGACCGTACATATTACTTGGGAGATGAGGCTCAAGCagcaataaatatatagattcttgtATGGACACcacaaatgattttaaaaatctctcgttttacacttaaaattatttattcacaaaaatttacaGAATTCGTTAGACTTCACTCTTACTGAACAGTATAGTCGTTGGATGGGTATGATCTTATGAAGCTGGGCAGAATTCCGCTGTGATCATTTGATGAAGACAACCGTCACATACAAAAGTAACTCAGTATTGACAGTCAGCGGTACTACGCTCATGGAGGACACGATATGGTCTAGGGATGGGAATTTTTCAAATTAGAGAATAATCACCCCAATACAGTTTACTCTTTCAACAAGGAATCAACAACTGTGGGGTGGCCGAACAAAAGACAAAGGTGAAGTATTAGTCAATATACTGTAAAAGAATGGCACCcttataaattctcttcttttccagaaaaaaaagacaattataacTGATGTGGGAGGGATGAATATCGCAGTCATACACGCAGGCAAGATCaacacagtaataatagtaataaataattagaatGACAGTACTAACAGTCACAATCACGGGAAAATTTTAGGCACATAATAATCACTCAAAGTAATGAGTTCACAAgtataatttaacaaaaataataaatgataaagaattgaTAAAAAATGAAGAGTTGTTAGAACAAGAGacaaatgacaatgataatagtattaataatgataatattcgaTTATTCTTTACAGTCATATATGTCTCACTTGAGTCTTTGATTCAAAACTTTCTGATATATTTGTGAGATGAGTCTTTTGAGGATTTCTTGAGTACGGAAGATAGGAGAGAGATAGAGCAAAAGGACTAAAAAATGCTTGTGGAAGTTACTATTTAGAATGTAAAGAGGGCAGTAATGAAGCTGCAAATAGAAAGATGCCACGAGATTATGGGATTACAAATGACATGGTGCAGTACAATGATGAAAGTGTGAGCGAATGTCTGATTAGGGTGTTTCTTTGTACAAGGGTAAGAGTGATACAGGAGACTGCAAGAATTATAGGTCCAAAAATTTACTATGTATACCAGAGAAGGTGTATGGTATGATTTCCGTCAAGACAGACAGATGGCAGAAGCTTAGACAGGAACTTGGATCaagtattgttatgaatcagttatatgagaagtttgaaagtaaaaggaaattgttttaatgtggcatgcatgtatataaagaAAGCTGATGACTGAATTGGAAAACGCAGTTGTATGCAGGAGCGCAACTGGCTTAGTGCAAAACTTGAACTGAGAGAAGGGCATGTTTTGTTTCCTTGGATGTTTGATATAGTtgatggatggagtgatgcaagaaCTCAAAGAAAGGACAGTAGGTGAAGGTGCTAAGCAGTGGGATAAGAAGATGGGTCataaatggagtgtggaatgattGATGTTTGCAGGTGATATTGTACTAATTGGGGGATAATGAAGAAAGACTATGGAGACTAGGGAAAacagtttgaaagtgtttgtaagaaTTGAACTAATGGTAAAaatgagcaagagtaaggttatgagggtaaatgggaaATCGAGAGATGGAGCTGTGAATATTATCAAAGACTGAGCCTCAGAAGAGGCGAGGTAAGAAAGGTAGCAGGACGTCTGCTAAAGACTGGAAGGAAACTTGGGTTGCATGTGAAAGCCAAgggtgaaatgtttgaaaatattgttaaaaatattctcCTCTGTGGAAATTTAGTGTGGATGTGGACTGTATATGAAATAAAGGAAGAAGTGTTCATGGTATGAGGAGAAATGAAAGCTAACATATTGTAATGTACATTATCTACCTTCACAACCCAATGATTTCAAAAGGGATCACAAGGaatcttattttaaagaaattaaacattttactattctctttcttcacatTTCAGGTAACAATAGCGGATATTTCATAGCAAAAACTCAATAACAACGCGATTATAACAGATAAGGTCTCAATATTTTATCGATACtctaaaaataagatttattcaTAAGCAGCAACTGTAATCTTCgaaactgaacaaaataaaaaagaatgagctATTCTTGAGataaagaattcattttcattgtttcagtATAGCAAGGCATGCAACAAATATATGTGAACAATGTTAAGAAGTACGTGACACATACAGTACACGTACACTATCGTTTATTCTTGAATATATTGTCTGTCTTCGTATATTGTATTAAACTGTGTTCGAGTCTTCGCTGGCACCCGAAGCAAAAGCTAATCTTCCAAGGCATTAATAGACTACAACATTCGTTGTAGTCTACTAACTTTAATGGAAGGGCATCAACTCTTTTTCGACGAAATACCCCTCAAGTGACTACGAAAGTTCTAAGCATCCTTCCAAACGGCAAAGCAGCAATTGTAATAAATGCTCCTGAAAAATGGTGGCATCAGCGGTGAACTACAGCTCTCATTTCGGGGCTACCCAAAATTTTCATTCGTCCTATGACTGAGCACTGCATCCATCTGGAATGGAAAAATTCGAGTAGTGTCATTAGTATTCCTTGTTTTGACATACGGACACAACCAATATCGGTGTATGCCTTAGCTGATATTTTTTAGCTTCTAATTCTCAGAATTACAGAAAGACTGATTTTATTGACGCTGGAATTAAGactaaaataaagctttaatttaattctaatttttggTGTCTTAGTTctgaattcagtgaaaatatttatgaactagtattattttattatctaggtacatgtttaaagtaaaaaaattaagacgAAATGAAATGAACATGCAACAAAGAGGCATGAGAAAATAGTTGATGAATAACGCAATCAGCAAGTTATACCAAAAGCCACCCTATCAGACGTTACTAGTCATACCCTAAATGAGATATTTCATTAGTAACGACAACCCCTGAAAATAGAATGACACCGCAAGGTTGTCCATTTTTCTAACCTGAAAAAGCGTCTCGAGGAATGTCTCCTTCCTGTTGTTCACTTTCTAACTCAAGTCTTGAGAGCTGGGCTTCCAAGACACTGACTGTAAATCGTctgtcttctttctccttcttaagACTACAGATTTCACGTTCCACCGTTCTTATCTTAATTAGGGCTTGCCGCTCAttgtgttcttttctttctcgaTAGTTGTGAGCCTGTAAGGCTCTTAGTCGCTTGGTCTCTAACTTCTTGTCGTCTTGCGGTCCTAACTGATACAGCttggttttcctcttctttttaaaGCCACATGAGATGCCCGATGGGTCAGCATCTTCGAAGGCTGTCTGCCTCTGACTGCTGGGTATTTGTCCACCACACATCCGCCGCTCTTCTTCGTATCCGGTCCTAACGTGTGACCCATATGACCTTGGAGCAAGATCCAACCGCGTGGTAGTTGTCTGATTGTCATAAGTTGTGGCCTCAACAGCTGAAGCTACCTCTTTGATGGTATCCAAAGACCAGGTAGTAATGTCATCAACTGTTTCTCCCTGATGTGAAGAACTTCCTGACCAACGGTCATCATACATTTGTTGACTGGAGGTTCCAGGAAAAGGGAACGAAGTTTCAAAGCTATCGCTATGCGTGCTACTACTGTTTGCAAAACTTTCATCCCATACTGGAAGATAATTATGATTAGGGACATATGTTTGCAGTAAATCTGCATTTCGAGTATTTGCTGAAGTAACGTTGCTGATAAGGGTGGAAGCTTTTAACTGACCATGATTAAAGTTTGGCATTGGTGAATTCACTAAATCGATTTGCTTCTCTAAATAGTGCTCTTGTGAATATTCGGAATCACAAGGGTATATGACAGGGACATTTTGACAAGTCGAGGGAAACATTGCTGTTTAACTTAAATAATTGTTCCGTATTATCGCTCTGTCCTCTTTGTCGAGAAAGGACTGATACTTTCTTCGTACAACTCAAGCTCCTATTATATACTTTACAGACTTACCACGGGTGACGAAAATTTGTTCAGGAAAATTCCCTCATTCTTTTCCAGAAACTGTcagtaaaaattacagtaaatatacCCGAGCAAGACATTGATGAGTTGTATCCTGTGTCTAAGAGGCAAACGACGTTCATTATGGAACATACTTGCTTTTCATGAAAATGGAGTTCAGTGCtgatattaagtatatatatatatatatatatatatatatatatatatatatatatatatatatatatatatatatatatatatatatatatatataatatatatatatatatatatatacacacatacatatatatatatatatatatatatatatatatatatatatatatatatatatatatatatatatatatatatatatatatatatatatatatatatatatatatatatatatatatatatatatatatatatatatatatatatatatatatatatatatatatatatatatatatatatatatatatatatatatatatatatatatatatatatatataataaatataatgtatgattatttatatacatatatactttatatataatatatatatatatatatatatatatatatatatatatatatatatatatatatatatatatttaaaatcacaaaaatataaacatcatttgtttatcagctgaagccacaggaaagcTTGAAAGAAACAACAGAGTGCCAGATACTTTCGTGTAATCAACATCTTCGAGGCACagagatgtgttaattacacgaaagtacttagcactctgtcgtttcttttcaagcttttcagcTGCTATGGTTTCagctgttacacacacatatatttatatatatatatatatatatatatatatatgtatatatatatatatatatatatatatatatatatatatatatatatatatatatatatatgtatatatatatatatatatatatatatatatatatatatatatatatatatatatatatatatatatatatatatatatatatatatatatatatatatatggagcctcgatgacTCGGgtggtagagcagcaacctcagacttcatagaggtctgtggtaagggttcaatccccgcagccgaccggtagagaaggcagacactttgctatccgtgtagacaccccgggattacgtatgtaatcaatggataggtttgctgaaagcaaatgggtgttacaaactaatacacacataaacaaagccactccagcatcttctaaaaacataactgaGACCTCAGACGTCTCGAACtatcgacctaaccgcccagttctcctcgctgctgggagaaagggtgctggggatttggtacaatacaagaacacattcgttaccggggtctaagcgatgtcaggcagggcagccgatcgaggctgtGGTCTACCCcaccaccaaatcaaagtccttcaaaagaaggcatcgtgcttaccccatataaaaatgggaaaaaaccacgttaaaacgaagaagaagtatatatatacatatacatatatatatatatatatatatatatatatatatatatatatatatatatatatatatatatatatattaggcttcAATAGGACGGGATGGtgtagattccagattctttaatttacatagtAGTACAAGCTTTCTGAGACGTTGAGACGTACAATCTCCGTTTTCAGGTACCGGCACCCTAAGGAGATATCAGCGGCTCTCGGGTAATGATGTTTCTGTGCGACTAGAATCTCAAAGGGAAAGTGACGTCAAGTCATACTCAGCAAGATCTTAGGCAAAACATCTAACCTTCTTTGCTTCTACGGCATCCCTGTTGTCCTTGACGGCCCATTGTAGCTGTGTGCGGTGCCCCCCAAACCATGTTGGTTGAATGGCCTCCCAAGCAACTTACCCCTTTGGCAGGCACGATATCCACCGCACATATCAGACACAGGGAGAATTCCATTCAGACATTAAGGGCGTTCGATGGCTTTTCGGGGGGAAATGTATAGTCTGGTTGTCACTtcttcatttactaatttccctctTGGTTATGTGACTGCAAAATTACGTGATAAGTATGATAATGACACAAGTTTATGCCACTCCCcactgaattatttcttgacCTCATTAAACTGTGCGCAGAGTccactgttttcattttcaatggtGATGCGCATGAGCAAAAATCTGGAGTAGCAATGGGATCCCCCCCTCTCACCTGTTTTGGCTAATATTTGCAGGGAGTTTGTGGAGGATACTATTCTGAGCTCTTGCCCGCCTCGTTTTAAATCAGTATTTTGGGTCCGTGATgttgacattttctttcttttcagtcatGATGGCCGCGCATTCAGTGAACTATTATAGTTTGTTAACAGTCAGATGCAACAACTCAAGTCCACACATGAAAAGGAATCAGAGCGGAAATGACCAATTTTTGACGCTCTAGTCTTTCACAATCCGAACACAAAGAAGTTTGAATTCTCGGTTTACAGAAAGTCGACTAACAcagaattatatgttcatttttattattatcatagcatTCAGATAAGGAAAAATATCATCATTAACATGGTTGTCAGGGCTCTTAAAGTTTGTGACCCACAGTATTTAGACGATGAAATCTCCCACATTCGGGAAACTTATAGTAAGTTGAGTTACCCTTCCCATTTTATGGAAGATGCTTTGTCTCAAGCTAAGGAAAAGTTTTACAGCCCTTCACACAAGCAGACTGATCAGGGCAAGAGATGCATAACGCTTCCATATCAAGAGAAATTGAAATTAACAGTTCAGTTAATCAATAGCACAGGCAATGTTCAAGTAGCCTTCACATATGACAATTCAATCAAACAAAAAATCACTAAGAATAATTGTCACAGAATTGGTAGTGAGTAGTAACAACAAGAGAGATAGAtataggagtatattctataaaatgtaagctctgtattttatttaatttggggagacaggtagagggAGGGACATAAGATTACACGAACATAAAAAAGCGGTTAGGGATTTCACTCAAAACAGCGCTATCGCTAAACATTGGCGAGAGAATAAGATTATTCGATGGTTTTCTggactgttaaaaaaattattcgtcAATTATTGCCAATTTAAGAAATACATGTTGGTTGAAGAATCCCGCTGTGCAAATGGCCGAAAACTCCCTTTttaaccatttttgtattttgaaaaaatgcatTCGCTCATATGCATAACTGtggctttttaattattatttcaggcCACAGTGTAATGatggaccatatatatatatatatatatatatatatatatatatatatatatatatatatatatatatatatatatatatatatatgtatatgtatatatatacatacatacatacatacatatatataaataaatatatatatatatatatatatatatatatatatatatatatatatatatatatatatatatatatatatatatatatataaaatatatatatatatatatatatatat contains these protein-coding regions:
- the LOC136850325 gene encoding uncharacterized protein; protein product: MFPSTCQNVPVIYPCDSEYSQEHYLEKQIDLVNSPMPNFNHGQLKASTLISNVTSANTRNADLLQTYVPNHNYLPVWDESFANSSSTHSDSFETSFPFPGTSSQQMYDDRWSGSSSHQGETVDDITTWSLDTIKEVASAVEATTYDNQTTTTRLDLAPRSYGSHVRTGYEEERRMCGGQIPSSQRQTAFEDADPSGISCGFKKKRKTKLYQLGPQDDKKLETKRLRALQAHNYRERKEHNERQALIKIRTVEREICSLKKEKEDRRFTVSVLEAQLSRLELESEQQEGDIPRDAFSDGCSAQS